In Mixophyes fleayi isolate aMixFle1 chromosome 4, aMixFle1.hap1, whole genome shotgun sequence, the following proteins share a genomic window:
- the LOC142151740 gene encoding LOW QUALITY PROTEIN: protein FAM169B-like (The sequence of the model RefSeq protein was modified relative to this genomic sequence to represent the inferred CDS: substituted 1 base at 1 genomic stop codon), translating to MYCKSQSFSSRRSRIDITSCNSQASNIITEMTEKLPEHRCPLDSFKPSDLRSLLDLSAQHYLRITQQSGLCDEYYSCPDGEKIKVDEHSVLCVPLYCDEDSQRMLLLVNPKXRDLVLAVYLNDKWWDVDDILQSCVPIQEGLKQVQTCGERLVLFVLNCLVCGFVEGSGSENGVCFLPHTAGELAKILWHHGEALAFYTYKKKGSLCDRSHRCYLLPVLDTIYVRKRWRRQGFGITMLQDFCQTFSQEVALGISSPISPKMYHVCGRFLADNPKERDRLWEVDPPGDWSQRTNIWLRIQLGETPTIKECSVEKAPECTEKEIATCQRQAKHLTDEGSSFTSINGFPACLCQPLGKKRRRDGKQMEKKQKKKGKKKMRKKTSGESI from the exons AACACCGCTGCCCTCTTGACAGTTTTAAGCCGTCAGATTTGCGAAGTTTGCTGGATTTGTCGGCCCAGCACTACTTGCGTATTACCCAGCAGAGCGGACTCTGTGACGAATACTACTCCTGCCCAGATGGCGAGAAG ATAAAGGTAGATGAACACTCTGTTCTGTGTGTGCCATTGTACTGTGATGAAGACTCTCAGAGAATGCTGCTCTTAGTAAACCCGAAGTAGAGAGACTTGG TTCTTGCAGTGTATTTGAATGACAAGTGGTGGGATGTAGATGACATCTTGCAGTCATGTGTTCCAATCCAAGAGGGTCTTAAACAG GTTCAGACATGCGGAGAAAGGCTTGTCCTCTTTGTCCTGAACTGCTTGGTGTGTGGATTTGTGGAGGGGAGTGGCTCAGAGAATGGAGTCTGTTTCCTTCCACACACTGCAGGGGAGCTGGCTAAGATCCTATGGCACCATGGAGAGGCTTTGGCATTTTATACATACAAAAAGAAAG GGAGCCTGTGTGACAGGAGCCATCGGTGTTACCTGCTACCAGTGCTGGACACAATCTACGTGCGGAAGAGATGGCGGAGGCAAGGTTTTGGGATCACAATGTTGCAAGACTTCTGCCAGACTTTTTCACAGGAAGTCGCTTTGGGTATCAGCTCCCCTATTTCTCCTAAAATGTATCACG TCTGTGGCAGATTTCTAGCGGATAATCCTAAAGAACGAGATCGCCTGTGGGAAGTAGACCCTCCGGGTGACTGGAGCCAGCGCACTAATATTTGGTTACGGATTCAGCTTGGAGAGACCCCGACG ATAAAGGAGTGTTCTGTGGAGAAAGCACCTGAATGCACAGAAAAGGAGATCGCCACGTGTCAAAGGCAAGCTAAGCATCTTactgatgaaggaagctctttcACCTCTATCAATGGCTTTCCTGCCTGCTTATGTCAGCCGCTCGGCAAGAAGAGGAGAAGAGATGGGAAACAAATGGAGAAGAAACAGAAGAAAAAGGGGAAAAAGaagatgagaaaaaaaacaagtggCGAAAGCATATGA